One window of Methanohalophilus levihalophilus genomic DNA carries:
- a CDS encoding pyruvate kinase alpha/beta domain-containing protein — protein MEKSVVYFDNVGKENTEEVAAAVAKRAEELGIKHIVVASTEGYTALKVAEATHDMDVKIIAMTHQYGLREEGKWEMDDENYRKLTEMGVLVTTQSHPFGCVERTMSKKYGGASRTDVISDTLRAVFGKGFKVALEVTMMAADSGHIPVSKDAEIIAIGGTRQGADVAVVVRPAHSQNFFGLQVREIIAMPRAKED, from the coding sequence ATGGAAAAGTCTGTAGTATATTTTGATAATGTTGGGAAAGAAAATACAGAAGAAGTGGCTGCTGCCGTAGCCAAAAGAGCTGAAGAACTTGGGATTAAGCACATCGTAGTTGCCAGTACCGAGGGGTACACTGCACTAAAAGTGGCAGAAGCAACACATGACATGGATGTGAAAATCATAGCTATGACCCATCAATACGGATTACGCGAAGAAGGAAAATGGGAAATGGACGATGAGAATTACAGGAAGCTCACTGAAATGGGAGTGCTTGTCACAACCCAATCTCACCCATTTGGTTGCGTGGAACGTACAATGTCCAAGAAGTACGGGGGAGCAAGCCGGACAGATGTGATTTCAGATACACTCCGTGCAGTGTTCGGGAAAGGATTCAAGGTAGCTCTTGAAGTTACAATGATGGCTGCGGACTCGGGACACATCCCTGTTTCAAAGGATGCTGAAATAATTGCTATTGGTGGCACCCGGCAGGGAGCAGATGTAGCCGTAGTCGTAAGACCTGCACACTCACAGAACTTTTTCGGATTGCAGGTCCGTGAAATCATTGCTATGCCCAGAGCAAAAGAAGATTAA